Proteins from a genomic interval of Geodermatophilus obscurus DSM 43160:
- a CDS encoding NAD(P)H-dependent flavin oxidoreductase → MRTRFTELVGCSVPIQQAPMGTISSPDLAVAVADAGGVGTVTALGLPPEVLVRRLDEMGRRTSGVLSANVVSADVGEQVVVDVGEQVVVDVAERVRLVDFFWFDPSPRLVDLVHRSGALAGWQVGSVAEARAAEDAGCDVVTVQGVEAGGHVRGAAPLRRLLPEVLDAVDVPVLAAGGIADGRSFAEVVAAGAAGARIGTRFLATVESGAHPAYKQAVVDAAEDCTVITDAFADCPLCATSPRARVLRSAVERVGELEDDVVGTAVMGRARVPVPRGSGLPPVAGAEGHLDAMAMYAGAAVGSVTDIRPAAEVVAELVAELDRRRPGLGSSGVR, encoded by the coding sequence GTGAGGACGCGGTTCACCGAGCTGGTCGGCTGCTCCGTACCGATCCAGCAGGCCCCGATGGGGACGATCTCCTCGCCCGACCTGGCCGTGGCGGTCGCCGATGCCGGCGGCGTCGGCACGGTCACCGCGCTCGGCCTCCCTCCGGAGGTGCTGGTCCGCCGCCTGGACGAGATGGGCCGACGCACGTCCGGCGTGCTGTCGGCCAACGTCGTCAGCGCGGACGTCGGCGAGCAGGTCGTCGTCGACGTCGGCGAGCAGGTCGTCGTCGACGTCGCCGAGCGGGTGCGGCTCGTCGACTTCTTCTGGTTCGACCCGTCGCCACGGCTCGTGGACCTCGTCCACCGGTCCGGGGCGCTCGCGGGGTGGCAGGTCGGCTCGGTCGCGGAGGCGCGCGCCGCGGAGGACGCCGGCTGCGACGTCGTCACCGTCCAGGGGGTCGAGGCCGGTGGTCACGTCCGGGGCGCCGCGCCGCTGCGCCGCCTCCTCCCCGAGGTGCTCGACGCGGTCGACGTCCCCGTGCTCGCGGCCGGCGGTATCGCCGACGGACGGTCCTTCGCCGAGGTGGTGGCCGCCGGCGCGGCCGGCGCCCGCATCGGCACCCGGTTCCTCGCGACCGTCGAGTCCGGCGCGCACCCGGCGTACAAGCAGGCCGTCGTCGACGCTGCCGAGGACTGCACCGTCATCACCGACGCGTTCGCCGACTGCCCCCTCTGCGCCACGAGCCCACGGGCCCGGGTGCTGCGGAGTGCGGTGGAGAGGGTGGGCGAGCTGGAGGACGACGTGGTCGGGACGGCGGTGATGGGTCGTGCGCGCGTTCCCGTACCACGGGGGTCCGGCCTCCCGCCCGTGGCCGGCGCCGAGGGCCACCTCGACGCGATGGCCATGTACGCCGGGGCCGCCGTCGGCTCGGTGACCGACATCCGGCCGGCCGCGGAGGTCGTCGCCGAGCTGGTGGCCGAGCTGGATCGCCGTCGGCCCGGCCTCGGCTCGAGCGGCGTCCGGTGA
- a CDS encoding TIGR03086 family metal-binding protein, translated as METMQLDLGPQAAELAQVVAGIRDDQLGDPTPCAGTPVAGLLAHVVGLTTAFRMAAEKTPVSGGPSASADDLPPDWRTGIPAQLDALVEAWRRPSAWEGTAEAGGVTMPASVAAAVALDEVLVHGWDLAVATGQDYVADPTSVAVCTEFAAQAAAEGPTPGLFGPPVPVPDDAPPLDRLLGLTGRDPAWRPPAC; from the coding sequence ATGGAGACGATGCAGCTCGACCTCGGTCCGCAGGCGGCGGAGCTGGCCCAGGTGGTGGCCGGCATCCGCGACGACCAGCTCGGCGACCCGACCCCGTGCGCCGGCACCCCGGTGGCGGGGCTGCTCGCGCATGTCGTGGGCCTGACGACAGCGTTCCGGATGGCAGCGGAGAAGACGCCGGTGTCCGGTGGGCCCTCGGCGTCGGCCGACGACCTGCCGCCCGACTGGCGCACCGGGATCCCGGCTCAGCTCGACGCACTGGTGGAGGCGTGGCGGCGGCCCTCGGCGTGGGAGGGGACCGCGGAGGCCGGCGGCGTGACGATGCCCGCGTCCGTCGCGGCGGCCGTGGCGCTCGACGAGGTGCTGGTGCACGGCTGGGATCTCGCAGTCGCCACCGGGCAGGACTACGTGGCCGATCCGACGTCGGTGGCGGTGTGCACGGAGTTCGCCGCCCAGGCCGCCGCCGAGGGGCCCACTCCGGGACTGTTCGGCCCGCCGGTGCCCGTGCCCGACGACGCACCGCCGCTGGACCGGCTGCTCGGCCTCACCGGCCGCGACCCGGCCTGGCGCCCGCCGGCATGTTGA
- a CDS encoding acyl-CoA dehydrogenase family protein, which produces MSEDRTVLTEVATGLFRDLCTPQDVVAAEATGWSERLWTALTESGFPLVSVPEEAGGSGGDVADACALLTVAGRFAAPVPLAESGLLGGWALGAAGMELPEGPLSVAVGAPGDAVELTGRRFSARLSRVPWGGRSDRVVAFAESGGQRFVVSAPPAAATVTPGRNLAAEPRDTLVWDDVELPDDAVAPAPPGVDAAALRLRGALARSAQIAGALARVAELTVRYTGERQQFGRPVARFQAVQAHLVSIAEEAQLAGLAVQVAALNARPDPSFLDVAAAKAAAGEAATIAARASHQAHGAIGMTKEYELGQLSRRLWSWRDEFGGERYWSRELGRQLAAEGADALWPRISTGLVEA; this is translated from the coding sequence ATGAGCGAGGACCGCACGGTGCTGACCGAGGTCGCCACCGGCCTGTTCCGCGACCTGTGCACGCCCCAGGACGTCGTCGCCGCGGAGGCGACCGGGTGGAGCGAGCGGCTCTGGACGGCGCTCACCGAGTCCGGCTTCCCGCTGGTGTCGGTGCCCGAGGAGGCCGGCGGCTCCGGCGGGGACGTCGCCGACGCCTGTGCGCTGCTCACCGTCGCCGGCCGGTTCGCCGCCCCGGTGCCGCTGGCCGAGTCCGGGCTGCTCGGCGGCTGGGCGCTGGGCGCGGCCGGGATGGAGCTGCCCGAGGGCCCGCTGTCGGTGGCCGTCGGCGCGCCCGGTGATGCCGTCGAGCTCACCGGCCGGCGGTTCTCCGCGCGGCTGTCCCGGGTGCCGTGGGGCGGGCGCAGCGACCGGGTGGTCGCCTTCGCCGAGAGCGGCGGGCAGCGGTTCGTTGTCTCCGCGCCTCCCGCCGCCGCGACCGTCACGCCCGGCCGCAACCTCGCCGCCGAGCCGCGCGACACCCTGGTGTGGGACGACGTCGAGCTGCCCGACGACGCGGTGGCGCCGGCCCCACCCGGGGTGGACGCCGCGGCGCTGCGGCTGCGCGGCGCGCTGGCCCGCTCCGCGCAGATCGCCGGGGCGCTGGCGCGGGTGGCCGAGCTGACCGTCCGCTACACCGGCGAGCGGCAGCAGTTCGGTCGCCCGGTCGCCCGGTTCCAGGCGGTGCAGGCGCACCTGGTCAGCATCGCCGAGGAGGCGCAGCTGGCCGGTCTCGCCGTCCAGGTGGCCGCGCTGAACGCCCGTCCCGACCCGTCGTTCCTCGACGTCGCGGCGGCGAAGGCGGCGGCCGGCGAGGCGGCGACGATCGCGGCGCGTGCGTCCCACCAGGCGCACGGCGCGATCGGCATGACCAAGGAGTACGAGCTCGGCCAGCTCTCCCGCCGGCTGTGGTCGTGGCGCGACGAGTTCGGCGGCGAGCGGTACTGGAGCCGGGAGCTGGGCCGGCAGCTGGCCGCCGAGGGCGCCGACGCGCTGTGGCCGCGGATCTCCACCGGGCTGGTGGAGGCGTGA
- a CDS encoding acyl-CoA dehydrogenase family protein — protein sequence MQFAPTVLTPAEEALRAEVREFLAAELPAGHRPALGFAGRHDPEFSRTLAKRGWVGMAIPPRYGGHGRSAADRFLVAEELLAAGAPIGAHFVADRQTAPALLHFGTEEQRQRFLPGIAAGEVYFSLGMSEPDSGSDLASVRTRATRAEGGWTVTGTKVWTSEAHHNHFFAVLCRTSPVEEGRKHAGLSQLIVDLSAPGVRISPIPYLDGSHHFNEVALEDVFVPDDMVLGELGSGWQQVTSELAYERSGPDRWLSTFPVLREWLRERGAGFSGEEAVVLGRMAARFRAIRQLSLSVARALDGGSAPVVEAALVKDVGTRFEQDLIEALRDAAETELDQGSGSLFQALLAEAVLTSPSYTLRGGTTEILRSVAAKGLSA from the coding sequence GTGCAGTTCGCGCCGACCGTGCTCACCCCGGCCGAGGAGGCATTGCGCGCCGAGGTGCGCGAGTTCCTCGCCGCCGAGCTCCCCGCCGGGCACCGGCCCGCGCTCGGGTTCGCCGGCCGGCACGACCCGGAGTTCTCCCGCACGCTGGCCAAGCGCGGCTGGGTCGGCATGGCGATCCCGCCCCGGTACGGCGGGCACGGCCGCAGCGCCGCCGACCGGTTCCTCGTCGCCGAGGAGCTGCTCGCCGCCGGCGCCCCCATCGGCGCGCACTTCGTCGCCGACCGGCAGACCGCGCCGGCGCTGCTGCACTTCGGCACCGAGGAGCAGCGGCAGCGCTTCCTGCCGGGCATCGCCGCGGGCGAGGTCTACTTCAGCCTCGGCATGAGCGAGCCGGACTCCGGCTCCGACCTCGCCTCCGTGCGCACCAGGGCCACCCGGGCCGAGGGTGGCTGGACGGTCACCGGCACCAAGGTGTGGACCAGCGAGGCCCACCACAACCACTTCTTCGCCGTGCTGTGCCGCACCTCCCCGGTCGAGGAGGGCCGCAAGCACGCGGGCCTCTCCCAGCTGATCGTCGACCTGTCCGCGCCGGGCGTGCGCATCTCGCCGATCCCGTACCTCGACGGCAGCCACCACTTCAACGAGGTGGCGCTGGAGGACGTGTTCGTGCCCGACGACATGGTGCTCGGCGAGCTCGGCTCCGGCTGGCAGCAGGTGACCAGCGAGCTGGCCTATGAGCGCAGCGGCCCCGACCGCTGGCTGTCGACCTTCCCGGTGCTGCGCGAGTGGCTGCGCGAGCGCGGGGCCGGCTTCTCCGGCGAGGAGGCCGTCGTCCTCGGCCGGATGGCGGCCCGGTTCCGGGCGATCCGGCAGCTGTCGCTGTCGGTCGCCCGCGCCCTCGACGGCGGGAGCGCCCCGGTGGTCGAGGCGGCGCTGGTCAAGGACGTCGGCACCCGCTTCGAGCAGGACCTCATCGAGGCGCTGCGCGACGCCGCGGAGACCGAGCTCGACCAGGGCTCGGGCTCGCTGTTCCAGGCACTGCTCGCCGAGGCGGTGCTGACCTCGCCGTCGTACACGCTGCGCGGCGGCACCACCGAGATCCTCCGCTCGGTCGCCGCGAAGGGACTGTCCGCATGA
- a CDS encoding transglycosylase domain-containing protein translates to MPHGSPDRWPGVRRRRTRGTTTADRPERGWSGYGDAVPSRPVPPLRSPWDDAADRYGVDGSGPAPEEQPGRRRRRRDREDRDERRPRGGLRDGYDRPDRPDRSRGRRQLAGRVGKVLAVALVVQALVMVSLRWVDPPTTAFMAANPNGAIQQSVPVEHVSRNFLAAVIAHEDAKLPYRSGAFTWAEMWARAHAHLVGDEDPSGSTIPQQVAKNLFLNQEMSSWRKAVEAGLSAELALAVDDRRMLELYVNYAQFGPSLYGVCAASWYYFDRPPQDLPVDQAVQLVGLLPSPGHVQRAPGGGLDFDVADGQGWLSRSHVINAQNRVPRHIERLGFQPVEDAGITGLAGDQPASDDDCSTRPQAVADLIAAEGTA, encoded by the coding sequence ATGCCCCACGGCTCACCGGATCGCTGGCCCGGCGTCCGCCGCCGCCGGACCCGCGGCACCACGACCGCCGACCGACCCGAGCGCGGCTGGTCCGGGTACGGCGACGCGGTCCCGTCGCGGCCGGTGCCGCCCCTCCGCTCGCCGTGGGACGACGCGGCCGACCGGTACGGCGTCGACGGTTCCGGCCCCGCCCCCGAGGAGCAGCCTGGGCGCCGGCGGCGGCGCCGCGACCGGGAGGACCGCGACGAGCGGCGTCCCCGGGGCGGCCTGCGGGACGGGTACGACCGGCCCGACCGGCCGGATCGGTCCCGCGGGCGCCGGCAGCTCGCCGGGCGCGTCGGGAAGGTGCTCGCCGTCGCCCTCGTCGTGCAGGCGCTGGTGATGGTCTCGCTGCGCTGGGTCGACCCGCCGACGACGGCGTTCATGGCGGCCAACCCCAACGGCGCCATCCAGCAGTCGGTGCCGGTCGAGCACGTGTCGCGCAACTTCCTCGCCGCCGTCATCGCGCACGAGGACGCCAAGCTGCCCTACCGATCCGGTGCCTTCACCTGGGCCGAGATGTGGGCCCGCGCGCACGCGCACCTCGTAGGCGACGAGGACCCCTCGGGCTCGACCATCCCGCAGCAGGTCGCCAAGAACCTCTTCCTGAACCAGGAGATGAGCTCTTGGCGCAAGGCCGTGGAGGCCGGGCTGTCCGCGGAGCTCGCGCTGGCGGTCGACGACCGGCGGATGCTCGAGCTCTACGTCAACTACGCCCAGTTCGGGCCGTCGCTCTACGGCGTCTGCGCGGCCAGCTGGTACTACTTCGACCGCCCGCCGCAGGACCTCCCGGTCGACCAGGCCGTGCAGCTGGTCGGGCTGCTCCCATCCCCCGGCCACGTGCAGCGGGCACCCGGCGGCGGCCTGGACTTCGACGTCGCCGACGGTCAGGGCTGGCTGTCCCGCTCGCACGTGATCAACGCGCAGAACCGGGTGCCGCGGCACATCGAGCGACTCGGTTTCCAGCCGGTGGAGGACGCCGGGATCACCGGACTGGCCGGTGACCAGCCGGCCTCCGACGACGACTGCTCGACCCGTCCGCAGGCGGTCGCCGACCTGATCGCCGCGGAGGGCACCGCCTGA
- a CDS encoding ABC1 kinase family protein, producing the protein MTSEDGGPLRGRLARTARLAALPAAYAGRTALGIGKRLGGRPAEVVAAQVQQRTAEQLFAVLGQLKGGAMKVGQAMSAMEAALPEQLVGPYWEALVRLQEAAPAMPTPLVHRQLDTAFGPDWPQRLEDFDDRPVAAASVGQVHRATWSDGTPVAVKVQYPGAGESLVADLGVLQTLTPVVQAAVPGLDVRQLLAELRDRLVEEVDYVREADAQTAFADAYRDDADIAVPDVLAVEGQVLVTRWVDGTPLARVIADGTQDDRDRAGQLLVRLLASAPVRARRLHGDPHPGNFRLLPDGRLAVLDFGATEALPHGWPARLGPLLAAGRDGNAAGLHRIAASAGLLQPDQVSEGALLALLDPYLQPLRSPSYRFTRAWVQEQTRRASDPFSAAARTQRRLTVPPRHLLLQRVAAGLAGVLCSLDATVAVDDEVRRWVPGYDASWDPGTRS; encoded by the coding sequence GTGACCTCCGAGGACGGCGGGCCGCTCCGGGGCCGCCTGGCCCGGACGGCGCGGCTCGCCGCGCTGCCGGCCGCCTACGCCGGGCGCACCGCTCTCGGGATCGGCAAGCGCCTCGGCGGCCGCCCCGCCGAGGTGGTCGCCGCGCAGGTGCAGCAGCGCACCGCCGAGCAGCTGTTCGCCGTCCTCGGGCAGCTCAAGGGCGGCGCCATGAAGGTCGGCCAGGCGATGTCGGCGATGGAGGCCGCGCTGCCCGAGCAGCTGGTCGGCCCCTACTGGGAGGCGCTGGTCCGGCTGCAGGAGGCGGCGCCGGCCATGCCGACCCCGCTGGTGCACCGGCAGCTCGACACCGCGTTCGGACCCGACTGGCCGCAGCGACTCGAGGACTTCGACGACCGGCCCGTCGCGGCGGCCAGCGTGGGGCAGGTGCACCGCGCCACCTGGTCCGATGGCACCCCGGTGGCCGTCAAGGTCCAGTACCCGGGCGCCGGCGAGTCGCTCGTCGCCGACCTGGGGGTGCTGCAGACGCTGACGCCGGTCGTGCAGGCGGCCGTGCCCGGCCTCGACGTCCGGCAGCTGCTCGCCGAGCTCCGCGACCGGCTCGTCGAGGAGGTCGACTACGTCCGGGAGGCCGACGCCCAGACGGCGTTCGCCGACGCCTACCGCGACGACGCCGACATCGCCGTCCCCGATGTGCTGGCCGTCGAGGGTCAGGTCCTGGTCACCCGCTGGGTCGACGGCACTCCCCTGGCGCGGGTCATCGCCGACGGCACCCAGGACGACCGGGACCGCGCCGGTCAGCTGCTGGTCCGCCTGCTCGCCTCCGCGCCCGTGCGCGCCCGCCGACTGCACGGCGACCCGCACCCAGGCAACTTCCGGCTGCTGCCCGACGGCCGGCTCGCCGTCCTCGACTTCGGGGCTACCGAGGCTCTGCCGCACGGCTGGCCGGCCCGGCTCGGCCCGCTGCTCGCCGCCGGCCGGGACGGCAACGCCGCCGGTCTGCACCGCATCGCCGCCTCCGCCGGACTGCTGCAGCCGGACCAGGTCAGCGAGGGTGCCCTGCTGGCGCTGCTCGACCCCTACCTGCAGCCGCTGCGCAGCCCGTCGTACCGGTTCACCCGGGCCTGGGTGCAGGAGCAGACCCGCCGCGCCTCCGACCCGTTCAGCGCCGCCGCGCGCACCCAGCGCCGGCTGACCGTCCCGCCGCGCCACCTGCTGCTCCAGCGCGTGGCCGCCGGGCTGGCCGGCGTCCTCTGCTCACTGGACGCCACCGTCGCCGTCGACGACGAGGTCCGGCGGTGGGTGCCCGGCTACGACGCCTCCTGGGACCCGGGCACCCGATCCTGA
- a CDS encoding DUF4407 domain-containing protein: MSAVLRRLGDGLAVLGGARPDVLEAAPGARPRFVALGGVLLSTGGLAVVSMAFAVAMALGVWWPLALLIGLGWGAVVVNLDRMLLVGMAHDASLKRNLVLAVPRVGLALILGAVIATPLTLQVFSSEIDTEVKAMQAEAADAYRETLETDARFAGLDALREEVALGESIVATGGAADPQLAAVHGDATAAQQAYDAALATQRELEAKAQCELDGTCGTGDAGTGQAYVEARAAADAQATVVASAKSSLDAALASASAAEGRSAGLASASLETDRAELTRLTAEQTRLQTAFDATNEDADGILARLEALDRLGDRNATLAAAQVMLSLLFMSIEILPVLMKLLLNFGPPSAYDKLAALRDSGDVEIEELQKESRLTVAVAREEMLVMAEQERIDRQKQAIIARREAAEAAAVRAAERAAAAAEAPAASAAETLRPWDTGPMRLARTVLGARRRPADRVPTPV, translated from the coding sequence ATGTCGGCAGTGCTGAGACGACTCGGGGACGGCCTGGCGGTGCTGGGCGGTGCGCGCCCGGACGTGCTCGAGGCGGCGCCTGGTGCGCGGCCGCGGTTCGTGGCGCTGGGTGGCGTGCTGCTGAGCACCGGTGGGCTCGCGGTCGTGTCGATGGCGTTCGCCGTGGCGATGGCGCTGGGCGTGTGGTGGCCGCTGGCGCTGCTGATCGGCCTGGGCTGGGGCGCGGTCGTGGTCAACCTCGACCGGATGCTGCTGGTCGGGATGGCGCACGACGCCTCGCTCAAGCGCAACCTCGTGCTGGCGGTGCCGCGGGTGGGCCTGGCGCTGATCCTGGGCGCGGTCATCGCGACGCCGCTGACCCTGCAGGTGTTCTCGTCGGAGATCGACACCGAGGTCAAGGCGATGCAGGCCGAGGCCGCCGACGCCTACCGGGAGACGCTGGAGACCGACGCACGGTTCGCCGGGCTGGACGCACTGCGCGAGGAGGTGGCGCTGGGCGAGTCGATCGTGGCCACCGGGGGTGCGGCGGACCCGCAGCTCGCGGCGGTGCACGGCGACGCGACGGCGGCCCAGCAGGCCTACGACGCGGCGCTGGCGACCCAGCGGGAGCTGGAGGCCAAGGCGCAGTGCGAGCTGGACGGCACCTGCGGCACCGGGGACGCCGGGACGGGTCAGGCGTACGTCGAGGCGCGGGCGGCTGCGGACGCGCAGGCCACCGTGGTGGCCTCGGCGAAGTCGTCGCTGGATGCCGCGCTGGCGTCCGCGTCGGCGGCTGAGGGGCGCAGCGCGGGGCTGGCGTCCGCGTCGCTGGAGACGGACCGGGCGGAGCTGACGCGGCTGACCGCGGAGCAGACCCGGTTGCAGACGGCGTTCGACGCGACCAACGAGGACGCCGACGGGATCCTGGCGCGGCTGGAGGCCCTCGACCGGCTGGGTGACCGCAACGCGACCCTGGCCGCGGCGCAGGTGATGCTGTCGCTGCTGTTCATGAGCATCGAGATCCTGCCGGTGCTGATGAAGCTGCTGCTGAACTTCGGCCCGCCGTCGGCCTACGACAAGCTCGCGGCGCTGCGGGACTCCGGTGACGTGGAGATCGAGGAGCTGCAGAAGGAGTCGCGGCTGACCGTGGCCGTGGCACGCGAGGAGATGCTGGTGATGGCCGAGCAGGAGCGGATCGACCGGCAGAAGCAGGCGATCATCGCCCGGCGGGAGGCCGCCGAGGCGGCTGCTGTCCGCGCGGCCGAGCGGGCTGCTGCAGCGGCCGAGGCGCCGGCTGCCTCGGCGGCGGAGACGTTGCGGCCGTGGGACACCGGCCCGATGCGGCTGGCCCGCACCGTGCTCGGCGCCCGCCGGCGTCCGGCCGACCGGGTCCCGACGCCGGTGTGA
- a CDS encoding ATP-binding protein → MTRTDCVDITLCTNGVLTYEEIGGHLRPTGTGAVEIDLTRLKFIDPAGLVSLAVIAERARLQRRPVHFRKPEGGDVANYLTRMRLGDELAGLDVVHDLPQVRERRLGHRLVELRRFDGEAGLDTVAAALVQTYVDDHPELIQPLYAALDEMARNVLEHSTRSHGYVALQRYDNRGDISFAVGDSGIGLRKRLAAAIPVPDDRTAIVRAAQVHVTSIGRPGRGRGISRVIGITGEHRGSVTLISGAASGTFRRGLPEPELSDLPASYPGTLAHVRLSL, encoded by the coding sequence ATGACCAGGACCGATTGCGTCGACATCACGCTCTGCACGAACGGCGTGCTGACGTACGAGGAGATCGGCGGGCACCTGCGCCCGACGGGCACCGGAGCGGTCGAGATCGACCTGACCAGGCTCAAGTTCATCGACCCGGCCGGTCTGGTGAGCCTCGCCGTCATCGCCGAGCGGGCGAGGCTCCAGCGCCGTCCCGTCCACTTCCGCAAGCCCGAGGGCGGCGACGTCGCCAACTACCTCACCCGGATGCGCCTCGGCGACGAGCTCGCCGGACTCGACGTGGTGCACGACCTGCCCCAGGTGCGGGAACGCCGGCTCGGCCACCGCCTCGTCGAGCTGCGCCGGTTCGACGGAGAGGCCGGGCTGGACACCGTCGCGGCCGCCCTCGTGCAGACCTACGTCGACGACCACCCCGAGCTCATCCAGCCGCTGTACGCGGCGCTCGACGAGATGGCCCGGAACGTGCTGGAGCACAGCACCCGGTCGCACGGGTACGTGGCGCTGCAGCGGTACGACAACAGGGGCGACATCTCGTTCGCCGTCGGTGACAGCGGCATCGGGCTGCGGAAGCGGCTCGCCGCGGCGATCCCCGTGCCCGACGACCGGACGGCGATCGTGCGGGCGGCCCAGGTCCACGTCACCTCGATCGGGCGCCCGGGCCGCGGGCGCGGGATCAGCCGGGTCATCGGCATCACCGGCGAGCACCGCGGGAGCGTGACGCTGATCAGCGGAGCGGCCAGCGGCACCTTCCGCCGCGGTCTCCCGGAACCCGAACTGTCGGATCTGCCGGCGTCCTACCCCGGTACGCTCGCCCACGTGCGCCTGAGCCTGTGA
- a CDS encoding alpha/beta fold hydrolase: MALDPGEGPHSPPDVELAHRPTTWGVVRSRTVGAPRDGVPEVVVVPGLAVSDYLQPALCELGSWTRAHLVELPGFSGSGEPPHPLDVGQFADAVVQWLDAGGLDRVVLAGHSSGTQVAAHVAVRRPRAVRALVLASPTIDPRFRSRRRVLMAWRRNRQLEPPSLDERHTSERQRAGLRRVAHALGVHLADALEDVVPRVPVPVLVLRGDRDRLCTEEWARELADLAPDGRFVPVPGAHSFVWTAPGAWSAPIEDLASQVP, from the coding sequence ATGGCTCTCGACCCCGGCGAGGGTCCGCACAGCCCACCCGACGTCGAGCTCGCGCACCGCCCCACCACCTGGGGCGTGGTGCGCAGCCGCACGGTGGGCGCGCCGCGCGACGGCGTCCCCGAGGTCGTCGTCGTCCCCGGCCTGGCCGTGTCCGACTACCTGCAGCCGGCGCTGTGCGAACTCGGCAGCTGGACGCGCGCCCACCTGGTCGAGCTGCCCGGCTTCTCGGGCAGCGGGGAGCCGCCGCACCCGCTGGACGTCGGCCAGTTCGCCGACGCCGTGGTGCAGTGGCTCGACGCCGGTGGCCTCGACCGGGTCGTGCTCGCCGGGCACTCCAGCGGCACCCAGGTGGCCGCGCACGTCGCGGTCCGCCGTCCTCGGGCGGTGCGGGCGCTCGTCCTGGCCAGCCCCACCATCGACCCGCGCTTCCGCAGCCGCCGGCGGGTGCTGATGGCCTGGCGGCGGAACCGGCAGCTGGAGCCGCCGAGCCTCGACGAACGGCACACCTCCGAGCGGCAGCGGGCCGGCCTGCGCCGCGTGGCACACGCGCTGGGGGTCCACCTGGCCGACGCCCTCGAGGACGTCGTCCCGCGCGTGCCGGTCCCGGTGCTCGTGCTGCGCGGCGACCGGGACCGGTTGTGCACGGAGGAGTGGGCGCGCGAGCTCGCCGACCTGGCGCCCGACGGCCGGTTCGTGCCCGTGCCCGGGGCGCACAGCTTCGTGTGGACGGCGCCGGGAGCCTGGTCCGCCCCCATCGAGGACCTGGCGAGCCAGGTGCCCTGA
- a CDS encoding Fic family protein, giving the protein MARWLEAVWEQSDLDMVPRADRLFGPYRQYEPDLVTSRPLSMSPEANRDATVAERAVRELATGPGAQALEGLARFLLRSEAIASSLIEGITPSPQQVALAELAQDEDVRGFSDQARLVANNITVLRRAGEDLASADAITMDDIEALHRALLPDEQHHGLRRVQNWIGGSSWHPLSADFVPPPPELVPGLMDDLVEYANGSVHAPLVQAGIVHAQFETIHPFTDGNGRVGRALIHTVLTRRGLTPSAILPVSLVLATLRGRYVDGLTAYRYTAPPHSAEAANAVASWLDVFLHATTVAAEQARLFAGQVADLQAAWETRLAEHRAAQGRRETPRADSATSRILRTLPEVPILTTRTAQRRLGVSFPAARAALEELADAGILARRSVERGTTGYTATDVFSLVTHAERQLASTRWDTRVSAPRRPVPAPPQD; this is encoded by the coding sequence GTGGCGAGATGGCTGGAGGCGGTCTGGGAGCAGTCCGACCTCGACATGGTCCCCCGAGCGGATCGACTCTTCGGCCCCTACCGCCAGTACGAGCCGGATCTGGTGACCTCCCGCCCGCTGAGCATGTCGCCCGAGGCCAACCGGGACGCCACGGTGGCGGAGCGGGCGGTCCGCGAGCTGGCCACGGGACCCGGAGCCCAGGCACTCGAGGGGCTGGCCCGCTTCCTGCTGCGCTCGGAGGCCATCGCGAGCTCCCTCATCGAGGGGATCACGCCCTCACCCCAGCAGGTCGCCCTCGCGGAACTGGCGCAGGACGAGGACGTGCGCGGCTTCAGCGACCAGGCCCGGCTGGTCGCCAACAACATCACCGTCCTGCGGCGGGCCGGCGAGGACCTCGCCTCCGCCGACGCCATCACGATGGACGACATCGAGGCTCTGCACCGCGCGTTGCTCCCGGACGAGCAGCACCACGGACTGCGCCGCGTGCAGAACTGGATCGGCGGCTCGAGCTGGCACCCGCTGTCCGCTGATTTCGTCCCCCCACCGCCGGAGCTGGTCCCCGGGCTGATGGATGACCTGGTGGAGTACGCGAACGGATCGGTCCACGCGCCCCTCGTGCAGGCCGGGATCGTGCACGCCCAGTTCGAGACCATCCACCCGTTCACCGACGGCAACGGCCGGGTGGGACGAGCGCTCATCCACACGGTGCTCACCCGTCGGGGCTTGACCCCCTCGGCCATCCTCCCGGTCAGCCTCGTGCTGGCCACACTCCGCGGACGGTACGTCGACGGACTGACCGCCTACCGGTACACGGCACCGCCGCACAGTGCCGAGGCGGCGAACGCGGTCGCGTCCTGGCTCGACGTCTTCCTGCACGCCACGACCGTTGCTGCCGAACAGGCTCGCCTCTTCGCCGGACAGGTCGCGGACCTGCAGGCCGCCTGGGAGACGAGGCTGGCGGAGCACCGCGCAGCTCAGGGGCGGCGGGAGACCCCGCGAGCGGACTCGGCGACCTCGCGCATCCTCCGGACCCTGCCCGAGGTCCCCATCCTCACGACCCGCACCGCACAGCGACGGCTCGGCGTCTCGTTCCCGGCCGCGCGGGCCGCCCTCGAAGAGCTGGCCGACGCAGGGATCCTCGCCCGTCGCTCGGTGGAGCGCGGGACGACGGGGTACACAGCAACCGACGTCTTCTCGCTGGTCACCCACGCCGAACGGCAGCTGGCCAGCACCCGATGGGACACGCGTGTCTCGGCACCGCGTCGGCCCGTCCCCGCACCGCCGCAGGACTGA